The following proteins are co-located in the Thermosipho affectus genome:
- a CDS encoding SufB/SufD family protein: protein MDVKREFETIVKTVEKLGTDASKFLDKRIASIIISGDKVLGLNNVEGIKLVPKQIKNGVQVDMEIMENTHIPMPIHVCTGYIEKTGLQNVVFNIKVRKGARVKFLSHCVFPQAEDFTHNAVSNVVVEENAVMEYIDEHYHSDSGTINLITKTYAVVKKGGVYKNSFTLTKTRVGKLDVLMDVKLEDFAVGEMVSKVKASKSDEVSINEILRLDGKNSKGLAKTIVVALDESKAKVLNEAYGNASYSRAHISCEEITKGDKIEVATVPVLKIKDDLAELTHEASIGRVNQKQLEMLMAKGLTEDEATELIIKGLLHD, encoded by the coding sequence ATGGACGTTAAAAGAGAATTTGAAACTATTGTAAAAACAGTTGAAAAATTAGGAACAGATGCATCTAAATTTCTAGATAAGAGAATTGCATCGATTATTATAAGTGGTGATAAAGTTTTAGGTTTGAACAATGTTGAAGGAATAAAACTTGTTCCAAAACAAATAAAAAATGGTGTGCAAGTTGATATGGAAATAATGGAAAATACTCATATTCCAATGCCGATACACGTTTGTACGGGATATATTGAGAAAACAGGATTGCAAAATGTGGTTTTTAATATCAAGGTTAGAAAAGGTGCAAGGGTAAAGTTTTTATCACACTGTGTTTTTCCACAAGCAGAGGATTTTACTCACAATGCTGTTTCAAATGTTGTAGTTGAGGAAAATGCCGTTATGGAATATATAGATGAACACTATCACAGTGATTCTGGGACTATAAATCTTATTACAAAGACTTATGCTGTAGTAAAAAAAGGCGGTGTTTACAAGAATTCCTTTACTTTGACAAAAACACGAGTGGGAAAATTAGACGTTCTCATGGATGTAAAATTAGAGGACTTTGCCGTTGGTGAAATGGTTTCTAAAGTGAAAGCCTCAAAAAGTGATGAAGTAAGCATAAATGAAATATTAAGGCTTGATGGAAAGAACTCAAAAGGACTTGCAAAAACAATAGTAGTTGCTTTAGATGAATCAAAGGCAAAAGTTTTAAATGAAGCATATGGTAATGCTTCTTATTCTAGGGCGCATATATCATGTGAAGAAATAACAAAAGGTGATAAGATAGAAGTTGCAACTGTGCCAGTTTTAAAAATAAAAGATGACCTAGCAGAACTTACACATGAGGCATCTATTGGAAGGGTAAATCAAAAGCAACTAGAAATGTTAATGGCAAAAGGTCTTACAGAAGATGAAGCAACAGAATTAATTATAAAAGGGCTTTTACACGATTAA